The following are encoded together in the Ranitomeya imitator isolate aRanImi1 chromosome 4, aRanImi1.pri, whole genome shotgun sequence genome:
- the PBDC1 gene encoding protein PBDC1, translated as MAAPGELGGLSSLGAAEAMSVAEALSLPAESYGNDPNVEMVWAMKAYQHAEVYFNLISSVDPRLLKLTRLDDGIYTAFRTEFPDLRIDVIDPEDLKSPAAKEKWRPFCMQFENQVEDFNYGTLLRLDSSQEYTEENTIFSTRIQFFAIEIARNREGCNDVIYNNRHKRAGK; from the exons ATGGCGGCGCCGGGAGAACTGGGTGGCTTGAGTTCGCTG GGAGCAGCAGAAGCGATGTCCGTGGCGGAGGCGCTGTCTCTTCCTGCAGAATCTTACGGCAATGAC CCCAACGTGGAGATGGTCTGGGCCATGAAGGCGTATCAGCACGCAGAGGTGTACTTCAAT CTTATATCCTCCGTTGACCCTCGCCTCTTGAAACTGACCCGTTTAGATGACGGGATCTACACAGCTTTCCGAACAGAATTTCCTGATCTGCGTATTGACGTGATCGACCCCGAAGATCTGAAGTCTCCTGCAGCCAAAGAG AAATGGCGGCCATTCTGCATGCAGTTTGAGAATCAAGTGGAAGATTTTAACTACGGGACCTTGTTAAGACTGGACAGCAGCCAGGAGTATACAGAGGAGAATACCATCTTCT ctaCCAGAATCCAATTTTTTGCTATTGAAATTGCACGGAACAGAGAAGGATGTAACGACGTCATCTACAACAACAGACATAAACGAGCAGGAAAATGA